One Dokdonia sp. Dokd-P16 genomic window carries:
- a CDS encoding DUF4153 domain-containing protein — protein sequence MKTSIIRCLGAILFSLLFYGQSLGLNMLLFAIITVVAVLIIRSETKFNKSFLLAAGLYLLSAVFVFTVNSLLAITTCILAFIVFAGSISGIKNAVYIQWLNGLYQSLLGALHSMMNPNKDIPKGKSNHNYKFIILTIAVVTTLVVVFATLYGKANPILGEWIAAINLDFVNFNWILTAAMGYYLILNLTSKAELDIITSIDRDASTTLSEQPISDIKATSLHREQLLGTILLGALNALIVLFIITDIWYVLHDPLEDAATLSTTVHDGVSALVTSIIIAITTILILFRGELNFYKKSETLRHFTYVWIALNIVIILLTAYKNYMYSSGFGLTYKRIGVFIYLTLCISGMVTTYVKIARKHNLLFMLKSNTRAAFILLIIISSFNWDRAITTYNLHEVGTPDISYLLSMRSSNGDILYAFAKAHPEKPMNRTSIQHRYEQWQSSLSRETWQSKTLLGLLHPNTSTYEITDTRTRY from the coding sequence ATGAAAACTTCAATAATAAGATGTCTAGGCGCTATCCTTTTTAGTCTTCTATTCTACGGTCAAAGCCTTGGCCTCAACATGCTATTATTTGCAATAATTACTGTAGTAGCGGTTCTTATCATTCGTTCGGAAACCAAGTTCAACAAATCATTTCTCCTTGCCGCAGGGCTCTATCTATTGAGTGCCGTATTTGTATTTACAGTAAATAGTTTGCTAGCGATCACCACTTGCATTTTGGCTTTTATTGTATTTGCAGGTAGTATCTCGGGAATTAAAAACGCAGTATATATACAGTGGCTCAACGGACTATATCAATCCTTACTAGGTGCTTTACATAGTATGATGAATCCAAATAAAGACATCCCTAAGGGAAAAAGTAATCACAATTATAAATTTATCATCCTTACCATAGCTGTTGTTACTACGCTGGTGGTGGTTTTTGCTACGCTCTATGGTAAAGCAAATCCTATTCTGGGTGAATGGATTGCGGCTATTAATCTTGATTTCGTAAATTTTAATTGGATACTTACTGCAGCTATGGGATATTATTTAATTCTAAATCTAACCTCAAAAGCAGAGCTAGATATCATTACTTCTATAGATCGCGATGCTTCTACTACCCTCTCTGAACAACCTATATCTGACATTAAAGCTACGAGCCTTCATAGAGAACAGCTACTCGGCACCATTCTATTAGGAGCACTCAATGCGCTTATAGTATTGTTTATAATTACAGACATCTGGTACGTATTACATGACCCACTTGAAGATGCAGCGACACTTTCTACCACGGTACACGATGGCGTGAGTGCACTTGTTACTTCCATTATTATTGCGATTACTACTATATTAATTCTCTTTAGAGGTGAACTCAATTTTTACAAAAAAAGTGAGACACTAAGGCATTTTACCTATGTATGGATTGCGCTTAACATCGTGATTATATTACTTACTGCTTATAAGAATTATATGTACAGCAGTGGTTTTGGACTTACTTATAAGAGAATAGGTGTATTTATTTATCTCACGCTTTGCATTTCTGGAATGGTTACTACTTATGTAAAAATTGCTCGTAAACACAATCTTCTATTTATGCTCAAATCAAATACCCGCGCAGCTTTTATACTTCTTATTATCATCTCAAGTTTTAATTGGGATCGTGCGATTACTACGTATAATCTGCACGAAGTAGGTACTCCAGACATTTCCTATTTACTTTCTATGAGGAGTAGCAATGGAGATATTTTATACGCTTTCGCGAAAGCGCACCCAGAAAAACCTATGAATCGTACAAGTATTCAACATCGCTATGAGCAATGGCAATCTTCATTATCTCGAGAAACCTGGCAATCCAAAACACTTTTAGGCTTACTACATCCAAACACGTCAACTTATGAAATTACCGATACCAGAACACGCTATTAA
- a CDS encoding Coq4 family protein, translated as METLRYLLLERLYEWSKIPYRLLFKKEAAWNISVRELLAYRPQTLGYHLGCFLLRHQFTPEPQLEDHDVFHVLTDTNNSVPDEIAMQWLLLGNAKRSLYLFIALIIGSTLFIDHYKSFIKAFQKGKTAHRFYNLNYLQLLTLPLTDLQHTLKIKPL; from the coding sequence ATGGAAACACTTCGCTATTTATTACTAGAACGCTTATATGAATGGAGTAAAATCCCGTATAGATTGCTTTTTAAAAAAGAAGCTGCTTGGAATATTTCTGTAAGAGAATTACTAGCATATAGGCCACAGACGTTAGGGTACCATTTAGGATGTTTTTTATTAAGACATCAATTTACACCAGAACCTCAACTAGAAGATCACGACGTCTTTCACGTACTTACTGACACAAATAACTCTGTCCCTGATGAAATCGCCATGCAGTGGTTACTACTTGGTAATGCAAAGAGATCTCTATACCTCTTTATTGCACTCATCATAGGTTCAACATTATTTATAGATCATTATAAGTCCTTTATAAAAGCCTTTCAAAAAGGAAAGACTGCTCATCGCTTTTACAATCTCAATTACTTACAGTTACTCACACTACCGCTCACAGATTTACAACATACCTTAAAAATCAAACCTTTATGA
- a CDS encoding winged helix-turn-helix domain-containing protein, producing MSIINNINKAFDHRIRLGIMSVLMVNEKADFKELKELLGATDGNLASHAKALEKEAYIVVQKSFIGRKPNTSYSVTTAGKNAFKKHIEALEKLLGNN from the coding sequence ATGTCCATCATAAACAACATAAACAAAGCTTTTGATCATCGTATCCGCCTAGGGATTATGAGCGTGCTTATGGTGAATGAAAAGGCAGATTTTAAAGAACTAAAAGAGCTTTTAGGAGCTACAGATGGTAACCTTGCTAGTCACGCAAAAGCATTAGAAAAAGAGGCGTATATCGTGGTCCAAAAATCATTTATAGGCCGCAAGCCTAACACGAGTTATAGTGTTACGACCGCAGGTAAAAATGCATTTAAAAAACACATTGAAGCGCTTGAAAAATTACTAGGCAACAACTAA
- a CDS encoding glutaminase, protein MIDCQNILDSTYQKVLKMENKGAVASYIPELSTVNPDQFGVCLITKNGEQFTCGDATVKFSIQSIAKVLSLSLVLSKIGDKLWDRMDFEPSGTAFNSLVQLESENGIPRNPLINAGAIVMCDIICDLFDDPKAALLDYVREVSGIKDLTYSTAIATSEQATGYRNYALANFIKSFDNIKNTCNQVTDLYFHLCSIEMTCEQLAFTFGFLANKGKQIQTDMKVVKPAQAKRINAIMQTCGFYDEAGEFAFRVGLPGKSGVGGGMVAILPNSFSIAVWSPKLNKHGNSYRGMKFLEYFTDETQDTVF, encoded by the coding sequence ATGATAGATTGCCAAAACATACTAGACAGCACTTATCAAAAGGTGTTGAAAATGGAAAATAAAGGGGCCGTTGCCAGCTATATACCTGAGCTATCGACAGTGAATCCTGATCAATTTGGCGTTTGTCTCATTACAAAAAACGGAGAACAGTTTACTTGTGGTGATGCCACGGTAAAGTTTTCTATACAAAGTATTGCTAAGGTATTATCCCTGAGCCTGGTGCTATCAAAAATAGGCGATAAGCTCTGGGATCGCATGGATTTTGAACCTTCTGGAACTGCCTTTAACTCGCTAGTACAACTGGAGAGTGAGAACGGAATCCCTAGAAATCCGCTCATCAATGCTGGTGCGATTGTGATGTGCGATATTATTTGTGACCTGTTTGATGATCCTAAAGCGGCGCTGCTGGATTATGTGAGAGAGGTTTCTGGCATTAAAGATCTTACCTACTCCACTGCTATCGCAACATCAGAACAAGCTACGGGCTATCGTAATTATGCGCTAGCAAATTTCATAAAGTCATTTGACAATATTAAAAACACATGCAATCAAGTTACAGACCTATACTTTCATCTTTGCTCTATAGAGATGACGTGTGAGCAACTAGCTTTTACTTTTGGGTTTCTGGCAAATAAAGGCAAGCAGATTCAAACAGACATGAAGGTGGTAAAACCTGCTCAGGCAAAACGTATAAACGCCATTATGCAAACCTGCGGGTTTTATGATGAGGCTGGTGAGTTTGCCTTCCGTGTGGGTCTTCCTGGTAAAAGTGGCGTGGGTGGCGGCATGGTTGCGATTTTACCTAATTCCTTCTCCATTGCCGTGTGGAGCCCTAAACTTAATAAACATGGTAACTCCTACCGTGGCATGAAATTTCTAGAATACTTTACAGACGAGACACAGGATACGGTTTTCTAA
- a CDS encoding sodium:solute symporter family protein, which yields MIDLSGLDIAIIIALFVIILGVGFYVGKSAGKNTTQYFLSGRNMPWWLLGLSMVATTFSTDTPNLVTDIVRTNGVSGNWVWWAFLVTGLLTVFVYAKLWRKSEVKTDIEFYELRYGGAPARFLRGFRAIYLGIVFNVLAMAGVTLAAIKIGEVMLGLDPVTTVVVAGVITVVFSAIGGFKGVVYTDFILFFVAMAGAFGAAYYIVGMPEIGGLEALISHENVKDKINLLPDFNNTEMLITLLIIPLAVQWWSSWYPGSEPGGGGYVAQRMLAAKDENHAIGATFFYNIMHYALRPWPWILVALASLIIFPDLASIQEAFPNISEDKLGQDLAYSAMLTMLPSGLLGLVLASLSAAYMSTISTHLNWGASYVVNDVYAQQIKPDATEKELVAVGRITTVILMVISALIALALTNALQLFNIILMFGAGTGLIFILRWFWWRINAWTEISAMLASGIISILIEFTPFGETLFGANGMLPAYAKFPFVVFSSTLIWVVVTYLTQPETKETLYAFYKKTQPGGPGWKKIILQADQEQVNIIKTTEKWNVPMGIVAMLLGCVLIYGTLFTTGYFIYGQITNALIGLSICVVSGGLLLNVWKKIKGKVL from the coding sequence ATGATTGACTTATCTGGCTTAGACATTGCCATTATCATTGCTCTTTTTGTAATCATTTTAGGCGTAGGTTTTTACGTAGGCAAAAGCGCAGGAAAAAATACCACACAATACTTTCTATCGGGTCGTAATATGCCGTGGTGGCTTTTGGGGCTTTCTATGGTGGCGACTACTTTTTCCACAGATACTCCTAATCTGGTAACAGATATTGTGCGTACTAACGGTGTATCAGGTAACTGGGTGTGGTGGGCATTCCTCGTTACTGGATTACTTACAGTATTTGTGTATGCAAAGTTATGGCGTAAGTCTGAGGTAAAAACAGATATTGAGTTTTACGAGCTTCGCTACGGTGGTGCTCCTGCTCGTTTTTTAAGAGGATTCAGAGCTATCTATCTTGGTATTGTATTTAACGTACTTGCTATGGCTGGCGTGACACTTGCCGCAATAAAAATAGGCGAAGTCATGCTTGGGCTAGATCCTGTTACAACAGTAGTTGTAGCTGGAGTAATCACCGTTGTTTTTAGTGCCATAGGCGGATTTAAAGGAGTGGTTTACACAGATTTTATATTATTCTTCGTGGCAATGGCAGGAGCTTTTGGAGCTGCATATTACATCGTAGGTATGCCAGAAATAGGCGGTCTAGAAGCATTGATTTCTCATGAGAATGTAAAAGATAAAATCAATCTCCTTCCAGATTTTAATAATACAGAAATGCTTATCACGTTGCTCATTATTCCGCTAGCGGTACAATGGTGGAGTTCTTGGTATCCAGGTTCTGAGCCTGGCGGTGGTGGATATGTGGCGCAACGTATGCTTGCCGCCAAGGATGAAAACCACGCCATAGGAGCAACCTTTTTCTATAATATCATGCACTACGCATTACGTCCATGGCCGTGGATTCTAGTTGCACTTGCTTCTCTTATAATCTTCCCAGACCTCGCAAGTATACAGGAGGCTTTCCCAAATATATCAGAAGATAAACTAGGCCAAGATCTTGCTTACTCTGCAATGCTCACGATGCTACCTAGCGGTTTGTTAGGTCTCGTGCTCGCATCACTCTCTGCCGCATATATGAGTACCATAAGTACGCACCTCAACTGGGGAGCATCTTACGTGGTTAATGATGTGTATGCACAACAAATTAAACCAGATGCAACAGAAAAAGAGCTCGTTGCTGTAGGTCGTATCACCACGGTAATTCTAATGGTGATAAGCGCACTCATTGCCCTGGCACTTACAAATGCACTACAACTCTTCAATATCATACTAATGTTTGGCGCAGGTACAGGACTCATTTTTATTTTGAGATGGTTCTGGTGGCGCATTAACGCGTGGACAGAGATAAGCGCCATGCTTGCCTCTGGTATCATTTCTATTCTCATAGAATTTACCCCATTTGGTGAAACACTCTTTGGAGCTAACGGGATGTTACCAGCATATGCCAAGTTCCCTTTTGTGGTATTTAGCTCGACGCTTATTTGGGTTGTTGTCACTTATCTCACACAACCAGAAACTAAAGAAACACTTTATGCGTTCTATAAAAAAACACAACCTGGAGGCCCAGGATGGAAGAAAATTATACTCCAAGCAGACCAAGAACAAGTAAACATCATAAAAACTACAGAAAAGTGGAATGTCCCTATGGGTATCGTCGCAATGTTGCTAGGATGTGTATTAATTTATGGAACGTTATTTACCACAGGCTATTTTATTTATGGGCAAATAACTAATGCACTTATTGGATTGAGCATTTGCGTTGTATCTGGAGGATTACTACTCAATGTTTGGAAAAAAATAAAAGGAAAAGTACTATAA
- a CDS encoding DUF1801 domain-containing protein, which yields MNPAEEYILAKPEPWRSMLMELQAVIKRTVPEVEEGYKWHLPFYSLKGKMFCFLNFRKTFVDVVFPKGILVQGLMMF from the coding sequence ATGAACCCGGCCGAAGAATACATCCTCGCTAAGCCAGAGCCTTGGCGTTCTATGCTTATGGAGTTGCAAGCAGTGATTAAGCGTACCGTTCCTGAAGTAGAGGAGGGTTATAAATGGCATTTACCATTTTATAGCTTAAAGGGTAAAATGTTCTGCTTTTTAAATTTCAGAAAAACATTTGTAGATGTCGTTTTTCCTAAGGGGATACTTGTACAGGGATTGATGATGTTTTAA
- a CDS encoding response regulator transcription factor: MKTIVIVDDHTLLSQAISGLVNSFDNFEVLYTCKNGQELLDNLRFENKRPDIILMDVNMPIMDGIEATAQVKELYPTILILALSVEEDDHTILQMIRAGAKGYLLKDTEKKTLENALNELALNGYYHTNTVSQLLVKSLNGNNKDALRDREVEFIKHACTEMTYNEIADVMFLSPKTVQGYRDSVFSKLNLKNRTGLVIYALKNGLFRP; encoded by the coding sequence ATGAAAACTATCGTTATTGTAGATGATCATACCTTATTAAGCCAAGCTATAAGCGGACTTGTAAATTCTTTTGATAATTTTGAAGTACTCTACACTTGTAAAAATGGTCAAGAACTTCTAGATAATCTTCGTTTTGAAAATAAGCGCCCAGACATCATCTTGATGGATGTAAACATGCCTATTATGGATGGTATAGAAGCTACCGCACAAGTAAAAGAGCTCTACCCTACGATTCTCATACTAGCACTCTCTGTAGAAGAGGATGACCACACTATCTTACAAATGATACGCGCAGGTGCAAAAGGGTATTTACTTAAGGATACAGAAAAAAAGACACTTGAAAATGCTCTGAACGAACTTGCATTAAATGGTTATTATCACACCAATACGGTGAGCCAACTACTTGTAAAAAGCCTAAATGGCAACAACAAAGATGCATTGCGAGATCGAGAGGTTGAATTTATAAAACATGCCTGTACAGAGATGACTTATAATGAGATTGCAGATGTTATGTTTTTGAGTCCAAAAACTGTGCAAGGCTATCGTGATAGCGTATTCTCAAAACTCAACTTAAAAAACAGGACAGGCTTAGTGATTTATGCCCTTAAAAATGGGCTATTTAGACCCTAA
- a CDS encoding sensor histidine kinase: MLLIQNQDNGTLFIVLVAITILLLLLVVVVVLFSVFMKRKNTLLLEQEHTKKKFEKEIAETQIEIREETLRNISWELHDNIGQLLTLAKIQTQNCGGSQQDLDEAAATIGKGLTEIRALSKLINPEALKNMSLPEALNLELERFNRMAYLKPSLKITGSPITIDKKIETIIFRILQEFFTNTIKHSKATNIDVYLNYKMDTLNVTIKDNGVGFNYKEARAKNGIGLTNIETRANLIGALVDYKSNVGEGTTLSLTYKPKQP, translated from the coding sequence ATGCTTCTTATCCAAAATCAAGATAATGGCACTCTGTTTATAGTCCTTGTGGCTATTACCATATTACTATTGCTCCTCGTTGTTGTAGTGGTGCTCTTCTCTGTATTTATGAAACGTAAGAACACCTTACTCTTAGAACAAGAGCACACAAAGAAAAAGTTTGAAAAAGAAATCGCAGAGACGCAGATAGAAATACGAGAAGAAACGCTACGCAATATAAGTTGGGAGCTCCATGATAACATAGGCCAATTACTTACCCTTGCCAAAATCCAAACCCAAAATTGTGGTGGCAGCCAGCAAGATCTTGACGAGGCAGCAGCTACTATAGGCAAAGGACTTACAGAAATAAGAGCGCTCTCTAAGCTCATAAATCCAGAGGCTCTCAAAAATATGTCGCTACCGGAAGCTTTAAACCTAGAGCTAGAACGCTTTAACAGAATGGCGTATCTAAAACCATCTCTCAAAATTACAGGAAGCCCTATTACTATAGATAAAAAGATAGAGACCATCATCTTTAGAATCTTACAAGAGTTTTTTACAAACACAATAAAACACTCCAAAGCAACCAACATTGATGTGTACCTAAACTATAAAATGGACACACTTAATGTTACTATAAAAGATAATGGCGTAGGCTTTAATTATAAAGAAGCAAGAGCAAAAAACGGCATCGGGCTTACTAACATCGAGACAAGAGCAAATCTAATAGGAGCTCTTGTAGACTACAAATCAAACGTAGGCGAGGGCACAACACTATCACTTACATACAAACCAAAACAACCATGA